One window of Gemmatimonadota bacterium genomic DNA carries:
- the glnA gene encoding type I glutamate--ammonia ligase, which translates to MGASRQDLLGLMQANSVRFLRLQFTDIMGVIKNVEVPESQFEKALDGDIMMDGSSIEGFVRIEESDMLLKPDFETFAVLPWGDPDNRVARLICDVYTADEEPFPGDPRNVLKRQIAAAAELGYEMMAGCEAEFFLFQRAADGRPTRVTHDAGGYFDLTPVDLGEVARRDIVNTLEAMGFEVEAAHHEVAPGQHEIDFRYESAMVTADHLATFKFVVRNVALAHGLHATFMPKPIFGQNGSGMHTHQSLFTDGRNAFHDADDPDELSQVMRGYVAGTLQHAQGFSAITNPLVNSYKRLVPGYEAPVNVAWSHRNRSPMVRIPARRGMGTRMELRMPDPSANPYLALAVQLGSGLDGVRQGMTPPDPVDKNIFALTVRERRRYKIRTLPRDLGEAIEHLKKDDVVKGVLGEHVLEHFVAAKEQEWEDYITQVHDWEIERYLTY; encoded by the coding sequence GTGGGCGCATCGCGCCAGGACCTGCTGGGCCTGATGCAGGCCAACTCGGTTCGCTTCCTGCGGCTCCAGTTCACCGACATCATGGGCGTCATCAAGAACGTCGAGGTGCCCGAGAGCCAGTTCGAGAAGGCGCTGGACGGCGACATCATGATGGACGGCTCCTCCATCGAAGGGTTCGTTCGCATCGAGGAGTCGGACATGCTCCTCAAGCCGGACTTCGAAACCTTCGCGGTGCTGCCCTGGGGCGACCCCGACAACCGCGTGGCGCGCCTCATCTGCGACGTGTACACGGCCGACGAGGAGCCCTTTCCGGGCGACCCGCGCAACGTCCTGAAGCGCCAGATCGCGGCCGCCGCCGAGCTGGGCTACGAAATGATGGCGGGCTGCGAAGCGGAGTTCTTCCTGTTCCAGCGCGCCGCCGACGGCCGACCCACCCGCGTCACCCACGACGCCGGCGGCTACTTCGACCTCACGCCGGTGGACCTGGGCGAGGTCGCGCGCAGGGACATCGTCAACACGCTGGAGGCGATGGGCTTCGAGGTGGAGGCCGCCCATCACGAGGTGGCGCCCGGCCAGCACGAGATCGACTTCCGCTACGAGTCGGCGATGGTCACCGCCGACCACCTGGCGACCTTCAAGTTCGTGGTGCGCAACGTAGCGCTGGCGCACGGCCTGCACGCCACCTTCATGCCCAAGCCGATATTCGGCCAGAACGGCTCGGGGATGCACACCCACCAATCGCTCTTCACCGACGGGAGAAACGCGTTCCACGACGCCGACGACCCCGACGAGCTGTCGCAGGTAATGCGCGGGTACGTGGCCGGCACGCTCCAGCACGCGCAGGGGTTTTCGGCGATCACGAACCCGCTGGTCAACAGCTACAAGCGACTCGTGCCCGGCTACGAGGCGCCCGTCAACGTGGCCTGGTCGCACCGCAACCGCTCGCCCATGGTGCGGATTCCGGCGCGGCGCGGCATGGGCACGCGCATGGAGCTGCGCATGCCCGATCCGTCAGCCAACCCGTACCTGGCCCTGGCGGTGCAGCTGGGGTCGGGGCTGGACGGCGTTCGGCAGGGCATGACGCCGCCCGATCCGGTGGACAAGAACATCTTCGCGCTCACGGTGCGGGAGCGCCGGCGCTACAAGATCCGGACGCTGCCGCGCGACCTGGGCGAGGCGATCGAGCACCTGAAGAAGGACGACGTCGTCAAGGGCGTGCTCGGCGAGCACGTGTTAGAGCACTTCGTGGCGGCCAAGGAACAGGAATGGGAGGACTACATCACCCAGGTCCATGACTGGGAGATCGAGCGCTACCTGACGTACTAG
- a CDS encoding response regulator encodes MAQSLRVLIADDEALHNLALASQLKSLGHEVIATARDGEEAVEKARETEPDIAFLDIRMPRMEGPDAARAIFAERPIPVVILSAYSDERTVQAAASAPIFHYLVKPVDSSDLAPAIAVARTRFADWQRTLSERDSLKRRLDERKIIERAKGLVMKSRGLGEADAYRFLQRASQDKNTPMVELAKKIVLAAPLLQEQP; translated from the coding sequence ATGGCACAATCCCTTCGGGTACTCATCGCCGACGATGAAGCCCTCCACAATCTCGCCCTGGCCAGCCAGCTCAAGAGCCTGGGCCACGAGGTCATCGCCACCGCGCGCGACGGCGAGGAGGCCGTCGAGAAGGCCCGCGAGACGGAGCCGGACATCGCCTTCCTGGACATCCGCATGCCGCGCATGGAGGGGCCGGACGCGGCCAGGGCGATCTTCGCCGAGCGTCCGATTCCGGTGGTGATCCTGTCGGCCTACAGCGACGAGCGGACGGTGCAGGCTGCGGCCAGCGCGCCCATCTTCCACTACCTGGTCAAGCCCGTCGACTCGAGCGACCTGGCGCCCGCCATAGCGGTGGCGCGCACGCGCTTCGCCGACTGGCAGCGCACCCTGAGCGAGCGCGACTCGCTGAAGCGGCGGCTGGACGAGCGCAAGATCATCGAGCGCGCCAAGGGACTCGTGATGAAGAGCCGGGGGCTCGGCGAGGCCGACGCCTACCGCTTCCTTCAGCGCGCCAGCCAGGACAAGAACACGCCCATGGTCGAGCTAGCGAAGAAGATCGTGCTGGCGGCTCCGCTGCTCCAGGAACAGCCCTAG
- a CDS encoding response regulator, which yields MAEELTAGIAEAERVPRSRPAILVVDDEPAAREFMADVLDRQGFDVTTAGRGDEALELMEDADLVILDAMLPGTDGWEICRQIKARRGPLFPVVMVTARTGSEDVLRTFAAGADDYVAKPFSVAELAARVRTRLRIHRAERELQAANERLADLADQNYELYQRARGDAEERSLLLREIDHRVRNNLSVILGLVSLERNREPARPAAEALRSLETRMRSFLVVYEALRNQTYRGVPIVEVAERLLLRLRTSTNGHAEVDLATGELEPLSERQGFALALVLNELVANALEHGCADADAPRVSVRVEESEGTVRAVVCDGGRGFAGEGGAGDPGSGLSLVEALTRDELDGTMSRSMGPDGHCVRVEFPREAVWRPDDERHTAEDER from the coding sequence ATGGCCGAGGAGCTTACGGCCGGCATTGCTGAGGCGGAGCGCGTGCCGCGGTCGCGTCCCGCGATCCTGGTAGTCGATGACGAGCCTGCCGCGCGCGAGTTCATGGCGGACGTGCTCGACCGGCAGGGGTTCGACGTCACCACCGCCGGCCGCGGAGACGAGGCTCTGGAGCTCATGGAGGACGCGGACCTGGTCATCCTGGACGCCATGCTCCCGGGCACCGACGGCTGGGAGATCTGCCGCCAGATCAAGGCCCGCAGGGGGCCGCTCTTCCCCGTGGTGATGGTCACCGCGCGCACCGGTTCGGAGGACGTCCTGCGCACCTTCGCCGCGGGCGCCGACGACTACGTCGCCAAGCCCTTCAGCGTCGCCGAGCTCGCGGCCCGCGTGCGTACGCGCCTGCGCATCCACCGCGCCGAGCGCGAGCTGCAGGCCGCCAACGAGAGGCTCGCCGACCTGGCCGATCAGAACTACGAACTCTACCAGCGCGCGCGCGGCGACGCCGAGGAGCGCTCGCTGCTCCTGCGCGAGATCGACCACCGCGTGCGCAACAACCTGTCGGTGATCCTGGGGCTGGTGAGCCTGGAGCGGAACCGCGAGCCGGCGCGGCCCGCCGCCGAGGCCCTGCGCAGCCTCGAAACCCGCATGCGCTCCTTCCTGGTCGTGTACGAGGCGCTGCGCAACCAGACCTACCGGGGCGTGCCCATCGTGGAGGTGGCCGAGCGGCTGCTGCTGCGGCTACGCACCTCCACCAACGGGCACGCCGAGGTGGACCTGGCCACCGGGGAGCTGGAGCCGCTGTCGGAGCGCCAGGGCTTCGCGCTGGCGCTCGTGCTGAACGAGCTCGTCGCGAACGCGCTCGAGCACGGCTGTGCCGACGCCGACGCGCCCCGCGTGTCGGTGCGCGTCGAGGAATCCGAGGGCACCGTGAGGGCGGTGGTGTGCGACGGGGGGCGGGGGTTCGCTGGGGAGGGCGGGGCGGGAGACCCGGGCAGCGGGCTGTCGCTGGTCGAGGCGCTGACGCGCGACGAGCTGGACGGCACCATGTCGCGCTCCATGGGCCCGGACGGGCACTGCGTGCGGGTGGAGTTCCCGCGGGAGGCGGTGTGGCGCCCGGACGACGAGCGCCACACCGCCGAGGACGAGCGCTAG
- the acpS gene encoding holo-ACP synthase → MILGIGIDLVSVPRVQRLRERRGMRGLERLFTARELDHCLAQAAPGPSLAARVAAKEAYYKAIGTGVGPHGGWRDVEVARKENGRPLLLLHGQAARYARERGVRRVHLALTHAAEVAVAAVTLEGVDPALSDEVDA, encoded by the coding sequence GTGATCCTTGGAATCGGCATCGACCTCGTCTCCGTTCCACGCGTGCAGCGGCTCCGTGAGCGCCGCGGCATGCGCGGGCTCGAGCGCCTGTTCACTGCGCGCGAACTGGACCACTGCCTCGCGCAGGCGGCCCCCGGTCCGTCGCTGGCGGCGCGCGTCGCCGCCAAGGAGGCCTACTACAAGGCCATCGGCACCGGCGTCGGGCCGCACGGAGGCTGGCGGGATGTGGAGGTCGCGCGCAAGGAGAACGGGCGACCACTGCTGTTGTTGCACGGCCAGGCGGCGCGTTACGCCCGCGAGCGAGGAGTGCGCCGCGTCCACCTGGCGCTCACGCACGCCGCGGAAGTGGCCGTCGCGGCGGTCACGCTGGAGGGCGTGGACCCGGCGCTGAGCGATGAGGTAGACGCATAG